In one Gouania willdenowi unplaced genomic scaffold, fGouWil2.1 scaffold_275_arrow_ctg1, whole genome shotgun sequence genomic region, the following are encoded:
- the LOC114459221 gene encoding E3 ubiquitin-protein ligase TRIM39-like isoform X2 yields the protein MSPACSGTSEHHFLCSICLEVLTDPVTTPCGHNFCKTCISTHWDTSTTSRCPVCNQVFSTKPQLKVNIMMHEMVSQFRRESEKKAAAPGEVLCDVCTGTKVKALKSCLDCVFSYCETHLEPHLTASGLRRHQLVEPVENLETRMCPKHSKPLELFCQSDQTRVCLMCSVLEHKSHQLVPLGEDLFEDKKVYLQQMIQKRREKLEEIRESVRFRKEAADRGKAEGVEMFTALMELVRRGLKELMKTMEEQQEAEEREAEGLIKELEEEIFELMKRSSEVEQLSHSEDHLLQHFCSLKAPPATKDWTEVMVHPSSYEGTVLRAVAQLEDTLSDEMMKMKMFEMKRLQQFAVDVTLDPLTAHPNLVLSDDGKQVYCSDVKKKLPDNKERFSPCACVLGKQNFSSGRFYFEVQVKGKTNWYLGVVKESINRKGKITKTLKNGYWTVALRDGNVYAACEDLPVILYLKCVPEKVGVFVDYEEGVVSFYDVDAAALIYSFTHCCFTHKLHPYFSPGLNHGGKNSAPLIICPVNQSE from the coding sequence ATGTCTCCTGCCTGCAGTGGGACGTCtgaacatcacttcctgtgctcCATCTGTCTGGAGGTGCTCACTGATCCAGTCACCACACCATGTGGACACAACTTCTGCAAAACATGCATCAGTACACACTGGGACACCAGTACCACCAGCAGGTGTCCCGTGTGTAATCAGGTGTTCAGCACTAAACCTCAGCTGAAGGTCAATATTATGATGCATGAGATGGTTTCTCAGTTCAGACGTGAATCTGAGAagaaagcagcagcaccaggagaAGTTCTCTGTGACGTCTGCACTGGAACCAAAGTGAAGGCCCTGAAGTCCTGCCTGGACTGTGTGTTCTCCTACTGTGAGACTCATCTGGAGCCTCATCTGACAGCATCAGGCCTGAGAAGACATCAGCTGGTGGAGCCTGTGGAGAACCTGGAAACCAGGATGTGTCCAAAGCACAGCAAACCTCTGGAGCTGTTCTGTCAGAGCGATCAGACACGTGTCTGCTTGATGTGTTCTGTTTTGGAGCACAAGAGTCACCAGTTAGTCCCTCTGGGAGAAGATCTGTTTGAAGACAAGAAAGTTTATCTTCAGCAGATGATCCaaaagagacgagagaagctgGAGGAGATCAGAGAGTCAGTGAGATTCAGGAAGGAAGCAGCAGACAGAGGGAAAGCTGAAGGTGTGGAGATGTTCACTGCTCTGATGGAGCTTGTTCGAAgaggcctgaaggagctgatgaagacaatggaggagcaacaggaagcagaagagagagaggctgaaggtttgatcaaagagctggaggaggaaatctttgagctgatgaagagaagctctgaggtggagcagctctccCACTCTGAAGACCACCTCCTCCAACACTTCTGCTCCCTGAAAGCTCCTCCAGCCACCAAGGACTGGACAGAGGTCATGGTCCATCCATCATCATATGAAGGAACTGTGCTGAGAGCTGTGGCTCAGCTGGAGGATACACTCAGTGAcgagatgatgaagatgaagatgtttGAGATGAAGAGGCTGCAGCAGTTTGCAGTAGATGTGACTCTTGATCCTCTTACAGCTCATCCTAACCTCgtcctgtctgatgatggaaaaCAAGTTTACTGCAGTGATGTGAAGAAGAAACTTCCAGACAACAAAGAGAGATTTTCTCCTTGTGCCTGTGTTTTAGGGAAACAGAATTTCAGTTCAGGTAGATTTTACTTTGAGGTTCAGGTTAAAGGAAAAACTAACTGGTATTTAGGAGTGGTTAAAGAATCCATCAACAGGAAGGGAAAGATCACTAAGACTCTTAAGAATGGTTACTGGACTGTGGCActcagagatggaaatgtgtatGCAGCATGTGAAGATCTTCCAGTCATTCTTTATCTGAAGTGTGTTCCTGAgaaggtgggtgtgtttgtggactatgaggagggtgtggtctccttttatgatgtagatgctgcagctctgatctactccttcactcactgctgcttcactcatAAACTACACCCATACTTTAGTCCTGGTTTAAACCATGGTGGTAAAAACTCAGCACCTCTGATCATctgtcctgtcaatcaaagtgaatga
- the LOC114459221 gene encoding E3 ubiquitin-protein ligase TRIM39-like isoform X1, producing the protein MGHLTSKFVDMSPACSGTSEHHFLCSICLEVLTDPVTTPCGHNFCKTCISTHWDTSTTSRCPVCNQVFSTKPQLKVNIMMHEMVSQFRRESEKKAAAPGEVLCDVCTGTKVKALKSCLDCVFSYCETHLEPHLTASGLRRHQLVEPVENLETRMCPKHSKPLELFCQSDQTRVCLMCSVLEHKSHQLVPLGEDLFEDKKVYLQQMIQKRREKLEEIRESVRFRKEAADRGKAEGVEMFTALMELVRRGLKELMKTMEEQQEAEEREAEGLIKELEEEIFELMKRSSEVEQLSHSEDHLLQHFCSLKAPPATKDWTEVMVHPSSYEGTVLRAVAQLEDTLSDEMMKMKMFEMKRLQQFAVDVTLDPLTAHPNLVLSDDGKQVYCSDVKKKLPDNKERFSPCACVLGKQNFSSGRFYFEVQVKGKTNWYLGVVKESINRKGKITKTLKNGYWTVALRDGNVYAACEDLPVILYLKCVPEKVGVFVDYEEGVVSFYDVDAAALIYSFTHCCFTHKLHPYFSPGLNHGGKNSAPLIICPVNQSE; encoded by the exons ATGGGACATCTAACGTCAAAG TTTGTGGACATGTCTCCTGCCTGCAGTGGGACGTCtgaacatcacttcctgtgctcCATCTGTCTGGAGGTGCTCACTGATCCAGTCACCACACCATGTGGACACAACTTCTGCAAAACATGCATCAGTACACACTGGGACACCAGTACCACCAGCAGGTGTCCCGTGTGTAATCAGGTGTTCAGCACTAAACCTCAGCTGAAGGTCAATATTATGATGCATGAGATGGTTTCTCAGTTCAGACGTGAATCTGAGAagaaagcagcagcaccaggagaAGTTCTCTGTGACGTCTGCACTGGAACCAAAGTGAAGGCCCTGAAGTCCTGCCTGGACTGTGTGTTCTCCTACTGTGAGACTCATCTGGAGCCTCATCTGACAGCATCAGGCCTGAGAAGACATCAGCTGGTGGAGCCTGTGGAGAACCTGGAAACCAGGATGTGTCCAAAGCACAGCAAACCTCTGGAGCTGTTCTGTCAGAGCGATCAGACACGTGTCTGCTTGATGTGTTCTGTTTTGGAGCACAAGAGTCACCAGTTAGTCCCTCTGGGAGAAGATCTGTTTGAAGACAAGAAAGTTTATCTTCAGCAGATGATCCaaaagagacgagagaagctgGAGGAGATCAGAGAGTCAGTGAGATTCAGGAAGGAAGCAGCAGACAGAGGGAAAGCTGAAGGTGTGGAGATGTTCACTGCTCTGATGGAGCTTGTTCGAAgaggcctgaaggagctgatgaagacaatggaggagcaacaggaagcagaagagagagaggctgaaggtttgatcaaagagctggaggaggaaatctttgagctgatgaagagaagctctgaggtggagcagctctccCACTCTGAAGACCACCTCCTCCAACACTTCTGCTCCCTGAAAGCTCCTCCAGCCACCAAGGACTGGACAGAGGTCATGGTCCATCCATCATCATATGAAGGAACTGTGCTGAGAGCTGTGGCTCAGCTGGAGGATACACTCAGTGAcgagatgatgaagatgaagatgtttGAGATGAAGAGGCTGCAGCAGTTTGCAGTAGATGTGACTCTTGATCCTCTTACAGCTCATCCTAACCTCgtcctgtctgatgatggaaaaCAAGTTTACTGCAGTGATGTGAAGAAGAAACTTCCAGACAACAAAGAGAGATTTTCTCCTTGTGCCTGTGTTTTAGGGAAACAGAATTTCAGTTCAGGTAGATTTTACTTTGAGGTTCAGGTTAAAGGAAAAACTAACTGGTATTTAGGAGTGGTTAAAGAATCCATCAACAGGAAGGGAAAGATCACTAAGACTCTTAAGAATGGTTACTGGACTGTGGCActcagagatggaaatgtgtatGCAGCATGTGAAGATCTTCCAGTCATTCTTTATCTGAAGTGTGTTCCTGAgaaggtgggtgtgtttgtggactatgaggagggtgtggtctccttttatgatgtagatgctgcagctctgatctactccttcactcactgctgcttcactcatAAACTACACCCATACTTTAGTCCTGGTTTAAACCATGGTGGTAAAAACTCAGCACCTCTGATCATctgtcctgtcaatcaaagtgaatga